A genomic stretch from Desulfonatronospira thiodismutans ASO3-1 includes:
- the glnQ gene encoding glutamine ABC transporter ATP-binding protein GlnQ, whose amino-acid sequence MKIVECRKVCKSFGDSQVLHDIDLSINSGEVVVVLGPSGSGKSTLLRCINVLETITSGDLLVDGKSVVDPGTDLRHIRQEAGMVFQQFNLFPQMTALENVAFGPRKVRGTDKKEANDQAMELLTKVGLAERAHYHPSQLSGGQQQRVAIARALAVKPKLMLFDEPTSALDPELKGEVLSVMRSLAEEGMTMIVVSHEIRFALNVGNRLIFMDNGSVVHDGDPKELYENPPTERLRDFLHAIQ is encoded by the coding sequence ATGAAAATCGTAGAATGCAGAAAGGTGTGCAAGAGCTTTGGAGACTCCCAGGTCCTGCACGATATCGACCTGTCCATAAATTCCGGGGAAGTAGTGGTCGTTTTGGGCCCCTCAGGCTCCGGCAAATCCACCCTGCTTCGATGCATCAACGTCCTGGAGACCATTACATCCGGCGATCTGCTGGTGGATGGTAAAAGCGTGGTGGATCCCGGGACCGATCTTCGACACATACGCCAGGAAGCAGGCATGGTCTTTCAGCAGTTCAACCTTTTTCCCCAGATGACCGCCCTGGAAAATGTGGCCTTTGGTCCAAGAAAAGTCAGGGGTACTGATAAAAAGGAGGCCAATGACCAGGCCATGGAACTGTTGACCAAGGTGGGCCTGGCAGAAAGAGCCCATTATCATCCCTCGCAGCTTTCCGGCGGTCAACAGCAGCGGGTGGCCATTGCCAGGGCACTGGCAGTAAAACCCAAGCTCATGCTCTTTGACGAGCCAACCTCCGCTTTGGACCCGGAACTCAAAGGTGAAGTTCTATCGGTGATGCGCTCCCTTGCTGAAGAAGGCATGACCATGATAGTAGTATCCCACGAGATTCGTTTTGCCCTGAATGTAGGCAACCGGCTTATATTTATGGACAACGGAAGTGTCGTACATGACGGGGATCCCAAAGAACTGTATGAAAATCCCCCCACAGAACGCTTGCGGGATTTTCTGCATGCTATCCAGTAA
- a CDS encoding DUF948 domain-containing protein produces the protein MDENKEEYISRLKAKMDELNKDLDKLTDEAAQAEGGLKEEYQQQMLDLRKKLKELEGKLAAVQDSGESGWEDLKQGMEKSWATWKKSFSRAKEEFEKAYREGPGKK, from the coding sequence ATGGACGAAAATAAGGAAGAATATATCAGCAGGCTCAAGGCCAAGATGGACGAATTGAACAAGGACCTGGACAAATTGACCGATGAAGCCGCCCAGGCCGAAGGTGGACTCAAGGAAGAGTATCAGCAGCAGATGCTGGACTTGCGCAAAAAACTGAAAGAACTCGAAGGCAAGCTTGCTGCTGTGCAGGACTCGGGCGAATCCGGCTGGGAGGACCTGAAGCAGGGCATGGAAAAATCCTGGGCCACCTGGAAAAAAAGTTTCTCCAGAGCCAAGGAGGAGTTTGAAAAAGCTTACAGGGAAGGACCCGGGAAAAAGTAG
- a CDS encoding YcjX family protein, whose amino-acid sequence MKSLMRNVLNLRQHNRVVVTGIAGGGKTVFLTSLISHLMEFGQGQFHVGRGVDISDFRELSGREKWPPYFPHSTFREDLARGDWPEKTTDCSEFVCQFKRSDWMLHAQKMSFFDFPGERISDAAVAAFNDYGQWSDHILSHFSRHHDYARAAGPYLEYIRREQLDLDILLSLYRETLARLILDYKPLVTPSVFLLDQHGSTAEPGSVEEIASRRIAGLAENRQFAPLPEKARRDNPELARQLAVEYKIYRKQVALPVFDKISRAGSLVVLVDIPSLLAGGVGRYNDNRQILLDLFEVMRPSSDLGTMLLRYLKFWQKSLNRVAFVAAKADLVHPMDIENRRLIGLLKMMTERARRMLPHVESQWFVCSACHSTFPVEGVRRLKGKIARDNPDREFKEYSVPELPRSWPENWSPGDYPFFRVYPDAPENYLIPPRHTGLDQVFEFISG is encoded by the coding sequence ATGAAAAGCTTGATGCGCAACGTGCTTAACTTGAGACAGCACAACAGGGTTGTGGTTACGGGCATAGCCGGGGGCGGCAAGACTGTTTTTCTGACCTCGCTCATTTCTCATCTCATGGAGTTCGGCCAGGGGCAGTTCCATGTGGGCAGGGGAGTGGACATCTCCGATTTCAGGGAGCTTTCCGGCAGGGAGAAATGGCCCCCTTATTTTCCTCATTCCACCTTTCGCGAGGACTTGGCCCGGGGCGACTGGCCGGAAAAGACCACCGACTGTTCCGAGTTTGTATGTCAGTTCAAACGTTCGGACTGGATGCTGCATGCCCAGAAGATGTCTTTTTTTGACTTCCCCGGTGAACGTATATCTGATGCGGCTGTTGCGGCTTTTAACGACTACGGGCAGTGGTCGGATCACATTTTGTCCCACTTTTCCCGTCATCATGACTACGCCAGGGCGGCCGGTCCATATCTTGAGTATATCCGCAGGGAACAGCTGGATCTGGACATACTTCTGTCTCTATACCGGGAGACCCTGGCCCGGCTTATCCTGGACTACAAGCCCCTTGTCACTCCCTCGGTCTTTTTACTGGACCAGCATGGCAGTACTGCTGAACCCGGCAGCGTGGAAGAGATTGCTTCCCGCAGGATTGCAGGCCTGGCTGAAAACCGCCAGTTTGCACCACTGCCTGAAAAGGCCCGCCGGGACAATCCGGAGCTGGCCAGACAATTGGCAGTGGAATATAAAATATACAGAAAGCAGGTAGCCCTGCCGGTTTTTGACAAGATTTCCAGGGCCGGTTCACTGGTGGTGCTTGTGGATATACCGTCTCTGCTTGCCGGAGGGGTGGGGCGCTACAATGACAACCGCCAGATCCTGCTGGATCTCTTCGAGGTAATGAGACCCAGCTCTGATCTGGGGACAATGCTTTTGCGGTATCTGAAATTCTGGCAAAAAAGCTTGAACCGTGTTGCTTTTGTTGCAGCCAAGGCCGATCTGGTGCACCCCATGGACATTGAAAACAGACGTCTTATTGGTCTTTTGAAGATGATGACCGAAAGGGCCAGGAGGATGCTTCCTCATGTAGAAAGCCAGTGGTTTGTGTGCAGCGCCTGCCATTCGACATTCCCGGTAGAGGGTGTACGCAGGCTCAAGGGAAAAATCGCCAGGGACAACCCGGACAGGGAATTCAAGGAATACAGCGTGCCTGAGCTTCCCCGGTCCTGGCCGGAAAACTGGTCTCCAGGGGACTATCCCTTTTTCCGTGTCTATCCAGATGCCCCGGAAAACTATCTTATTCCTCCCAGACATACAGGTCTGGACCAGGTGTTTGAATTTATCTCCGGGTAG
- the glnH gene encoding glutamine ABC transporter substrate-binding protein GlnH, protein MSMFASSLHAKKLTVAVDTAFVPFEFRDSDTGEYVGFDIDLWDAIADRLGVEYELQPMDFSGIVPALQTGSVDAALAGITITAEREKVVDFSHPYYDSGLSIMVMKDNDEIQGPEDIEGRTIAVRTGTTSADHAPRLNPADIVQFPNIEAAYMEVRAGRVDAAMHDTPNVLYYIQTAGDDQVKAVGPRMQSQSYGIGFPLGSELRNDVNVAFLELVDSGEYAEIYKKWFGEAPNPR, encoded by the coding sequence ATGAGTATGTTTGCATCTTCGCTGCATGCTAAAAAACTTACTGTTGCAGTGGACACAGCATTTGTACCATTTGAATTCAGAGACTCTGACACAGGTGAATATGTAGGTTTTGATATTGATCTCTGGGATGCTATTGCTGATAGACTTGGCGTAGAATATGAACTGCAGCCCATGGACTTTTCCGGCATTGTTCCGGCATTGCAGACAGGCAGTGTAGATGCCGCTCTGGCAGGAATTACCATTACTGCAGAACGTGAAAAGGTTGTAGATTTTTCACATCCTTACTACGACAGTGGCTTAAGCATTATGGTCATGAAGGACAATGACGAAATTCAGGGACCTGAAGACATAGAGGGCAGGACAATTGCTGTGCGTACCGGGACCACCAGCGCAGACCATGCTCCCAGGCTCAACCCGGCAGACATTGTCCAGTTCCCCAATATCGAAGCTGCATACATGGAAGTACGCGCCGGCAGGGTGGACGCAGCCATGCATGACACCCCCAATGTTTTGTACTATATCCAGACTGCTGGTGACGACCAGGTCAAGGCTGTGGGACCCCGCATGCAGTCCCAGTCCTACGGCATCGGATTTCCATTGGGCAGCGAACTGCGAAACGATGTTAATGTCGCCTTTCTGGAGCTGGTAGACTCTGGTGAATACGCCGAGATATACAAAAAATGGTTCGGTGAAGCCCCCAACCCCAGATAA
- the glnP gene encoding glutamine ABC transporter permease GlnP gives MDFQYEFVLSTLPQLMQGVKLTIHITVYGLLGGMALGVLTGLILAYRIPVINYAGAIYVWIVRGTPIVVQAMFVYFALPLAMGIRMTGVYAAILVLAINAGAYIAEIVRGAVLSINKGYVDAGLALGLSRFQVTRYIVGPLAFRRMIPPLGNQFIIGLKDTSLFIVIGVGELTRQGQEIMASSFRALEVWTAVAIIYLVLTTVLALSLRWLERRMKII, from the coding sequence ATGGATTTTCAATACGAATTCGTCCTTTCCACTCTCCCGCAATTGATGCAGGGAGTCAAGCTGACCATCCACATAACCGTTTACGGTCTTCTGGGTGGTATGGCGCTTGGAGTTCTTACCGGCCTTATCCTGGCTTACAGGATACCTGTTATCAATTATGCCGGTGCCATTTATGTATGGATTGTCAGGGGTACGCCCATTGTTGTCCAGGCCATGTTCGTCTATTTCGCCCTGCCCCTGGCCATGGGCATACGAATGACCGGGGTATATGCAGCCATTCTGGTTCTGGCCATCAACGCCGGGGCCTATATTGCGGAAATCGTCAGGGGAGCGGTTCTGTCCATAAATAAAGGTTATGTTGATGCCGGTCTGGCCCTGGGACTGTCCAGGTTTCAGGTAACCCGGTACATTGTAGGCCCGCTGGCCTTTCGCAGGATGATTCCTCCTCTGGGCAACCAGTTTATTATCGGACTCAAGGATACTTCCCTGTTTATAGTTATAGGAGTCGGAGAACTGACCCGCCAGGGGCAGGAAATTATGGCTTCATCTTTCAGGGCCCTGGAAGTCTGGACCGCAGTGGCCATTATTTATCTCGTGTTGACAACTGTTCTGGCGCTTTCACTTCGCTGGCTCGAACGGAGAATGAAGATCATATGA